One part of the Methylobacterium terrae genome encodes these proteins:
- a CDS encoding acyl-CoA dehydrogenase family protein → MDFTLSERQRHWRDRVRAFMDEHVRPAVPTYKAEMEAFGSERWQPVPVIERLKPVAREAGLWNLFLPPSSQHDDGAFRGAGLTNLDYALCAEEMGRISWASEVFNCSAPDTGNMEVLHRYGTKAQKERWLTPLMAGEIRSAFLMTEPDVASSDATNIETRIRRDGDHYVISGRKWWSSGVGDPRCAVAIVMGKTDTSAPLHQQQSQILVPLDTPGIEVVRMLPVFGYDDAPHGHAEVILHDVRVPVENLLLGEGRGFEIAQGRLGPGRIHHCMRTIGVAEEALEKMAKRLLGRVAFGKRIADHSVWEQRIGEARTDIEMTRLLCLKAADMMDKVGNKGAKLEIAMIKVAAPRMALKIIDDAIQAHGGAGVSSDAGLAYSYARIRTLRLADGPDEVHNRSIARLELAQYGNRERPKA, encoded by the coding sequence ATGGACTTCACCCTCTCCGAGCGGCAGCGCCACTGGCGCGACCGGGTCCGGGCCTTCATGGACGAGCACGTCCGTCCGGCAGTGCCGACCTACAAGGCCGAGATGGAGGCCTTCGGCTCGGAGCGCTGGCAGCCGGTGCCGGTGATCGAGCGGCTGAAGCCCGTGGCCCGCGAGGCCGGCCTGTGGAACCTGTTCCTGCCCCCCTCGTCCCAGCACGACGACGGCGCGTTCCGGGGCGCGGGCCTGACCAACCTCGACTACGCGCTCTGCGCCGAGGAGATGGGCCGGATCTCCTGGGCCTCCGAGGTGTTCAACTGCTCGGCGCCCGATACCGGCAACATGGAGGTGCTGCACCGCTACGGCACCAAGGCCCAGAAGGAGCGCTGGCTCACGCCCCTGATGGCCGGCGAGATCCGCTCGGCCTTCCTGATGACCGAGCCGGACGTGGCCTCCTCGGACGCCACCAACATCGAGACCCGCATCCGCCGCGACGGCGACCACTACGTCATCAGCGGGCGCAAGTGGTGGTCCTCGGGCGTCGGCGATCCGCGCTGCGCCGTCGCGATCGTGATGGGCAAGACCGACACCAGCGCCCCCCTGCACCAGCAGCAATCGCAGATCCTCGTCCCCCTCGACACCCCGGGGATCGAGGTGGTGCGGATGCTGCCGGTCTTCGGCTACGACGACGCGCCGCACGGCCATGCCGAGGTGATCCTCCACGACGTGCGGGTGCCGGTCGAGAACCTGCTGCTCGGCGAGGGCCGCGGCTTCGAGATCGCGCAAGGGCGCCTCGGGCCGGGGCGCATCCACCACTGCATGCGCACCATCGGGGTGGCGGAAGAGGCGCTGGAGAAGATGGCCAAGCGGCTCCTCGGCCGCGTCGCCTTCGGCAAGCGCATCGCCGACCATTCGGTCTGGGAGCAGCGCATCGGCGAGGCCCGCACCGACATCGAGATGACGCGGCTGCTCTGCCTCAAGGCGGCCGACATGATGGACAAGGTCGGCAACAAGGGCGCCAAGCTCGAGATCGCGATGATCAAGGTCGCCGCCCCGCGCATGGCGCTCAAGATCATCGACGACGCGATCCAGGCCCATGGCGGCGCGGGCGTCAGCAGCGATGCCGGCCTCGCCTATTCCTACGCCCGCATCCGCACGCTGCGCCTCGCCGACGGGCCGGACGAGGTCCATAACCGCTCGATCGCCCGGCTGGAACTGGCGCAGTACGGCAACCGCGAGCGGCCCAAGGCCTGA
- the alr gene encoding alanine racemase produces MTEPTPIGHGGRLTVDLAALRANWRILATAAECPETAAVIKADAYGCGIARAAPALWAEGCRTFFVAHLSEALSAREAVPDAVVYVLNGFPPGSAQAYRDADLRPVLGSRDEVAEWAAANREAGPRPAALHVDTGMNRLGLSVPDALSLAGDPMMAEAGFDLLMSHLVSAEVEHDPLTDHQAAEFARVRAAYPHLRASLANSSGDFLASCRADLARPGYALYGGNPRPGRDNPMRPVVRLEAGILQVREVEAGATAGYNARWVARGPRRLATLSLGYADGYPRASTGRGEAVVGGVRCPFAGNVSMDLIILDVTEVPRDALRRGAPATLIGDGLDLDTVGRNAGTIGYEILTGLGARYERVYRD; encoded by the coding sequence ATGACCGAGCCCACCCCGATCGGCCACGGCGGCCGCCTCACCGTCGACCTCGCAGCCCTGCGGGCGAACTGGCGGATCCTCGCGACAGCCGCGGAATGCCCCGAGACCGCCGCGGTCATCAAGGCCGACGCCTATGGCTGCGGGATCGCCCGGGCGGCGCCAGCCCTGTGGGCGGAGGGCTGCCGCACCTTCTTCGTCGCCCACCTGTCGGAAGCGCTCTCCGCCCGCGAGGCGGTGCCGGACGCCGTGGTCTACGTGCTCAACGGCTTCCCGCCCGGGAGCGCGCAGGCCTACCGGGACGCGGATCTCCGGCCGGTGCTGGGATCGCGCGACGAGGTCGCCGAGTGGGCGGCCGCGAACCGGGAGGCGGGACCGCGCCCGGCGGCCCTCCACGTCGATACCGGCATGAACCGCCTCGGCCTGTCGGTGCCGGACGCCCTTTCCCTCGCCGGCGACCCGATGATGGCGGAGGCCGGGTTCGACCTCCTGATGAGCCACCTCGTCAGCGCCGAGGTCGAGCACGATCCCCTCACCGACCATCAGGCGGCGGAGTTCGCCCGGGTGCGCGCGGCCTATCCCCATCTCAGGGCTTCCCTCGCCAATTCCTCGGGCGACTTCCTCGCCTCCTGCCGCGCCGACCTGGCGCGGCCGGGCTACGCCCTCTACGGCGGCAACCCGCGGCCGGGGCGCGACAACCCGATGCGCCCGGTGGTGCGGCTCGAGGCCGGCATCCTCCAGGTCCGGGAGGTCGAGGCCGGCGCCACCGCCGGCTACAACGCCCGCTGGGTCGCCCGGGGCCCCCGGCGCCTCGCCACCCTGTCGCTCGGCTACGCCGACGGCTACCCGCGCGCCTCCACCGGCCGCGGCGAGGCCGTGGTCGGCGGCGTGCGCTGCCCCTTCGCCGGCAACGTCTCGATGGACCTCATCATCCTCGACGTGACCGAGGTGCCCCGGGACGCCCTGCGCCGCGGCGCGCCCGCGACGCTGATCGGCGACGGGCTCGACCTCGACACGGTCGGGCGCAACGCCGGGACGATCGGCTACGAGATCCTGACCGGGCTCGGGGCGCGCTACGAGCGGGTGTATCGGGATTGA